The Fortiea contorta PCC 7126 genome has a segment encoding these proteins:
- a CDS encoding ABC transporter ATP-binding protein has product MPLELQNLTGGYTAVPIVENVNLTLSTGEWLSLVGANGSGKSTLLKLLSRILAPQQGIVLLDGKEIHSQPPHVVAQKLALLPQQQTVPVGLTVRQLVSLGRTPHQPWWQWELKAEDWQKVESAIQKTQLEKFSDRLVEQLSGGERQRAFLALALAQEPKVLLLDEPTTYLDINYQLQLLELLRNLNQQQKLTIVTVLHELNLAARYSSRIALLKQGHLWEVGTPATVLTPQAIAQVFGVESVIINTPVGLQVCAISAV; this is encoded by the coding sequence ATGCCATTAGAATTGCAAAATCTGACTGGTGGTTATACTGCAGTACCAATTGTGGAAAATGTTAACTTGACTCTCTCAACGGGAGAATGGTTAAGTTTAGTTGGTGCTAATGGTTCTGGTAAGTCTACGTTACTTAAATTGCTCAGTCGCATTCTGGCGCCGCAACAGGGAATAGTATTACTTGATGGTAAGGAAATTCATTCGCAACCACCGCATGTAGTTGCTCAAAAATTGGCTTTGTTACCGCAACAACAAACGGTGCCTGTGGGCTTAACTGTGCGACAATTAGTAAGTCTAGGACGGACACCACATCAACCTTGGTGGCAATGGGAATTAAAGGCTGAAGATTGGCAAAAAGTAGAATCAGCAATTCAAAAAACACAACTAGAAAAATTTAGCGATCGCTTAGTTGAACAACTTTCTGGTGGTGAACGTCAACGGGCTTTTTTAGCTTTAGCTTTAGCGCAGGAACCAAAGGTGTTACTGTTAGATGAACCCACAACTTATTTAGATATTAATTACCAATTACAGCTTTTAGAATTACTTAGAAATTTGAATCAACAGCAGAAATTAACAATTGTCACGGTGTTACATGAATTAAATTTAGCAGCACGGTATAGTTCTCGAATTGCTTTATTAAAACAAGGTCATCTTTGGGAAGTTGGGACACCTGCAACAGTTCTCACCCCCCAGGCGATCGCTCAAGTTTTTGGTGTAGAATCTGTGATTATTAATACACCTGTGGGGTTACAAGTTTGTGCTATTTCTGCTGTCTAA
- a CDS encoding thioesterase II family protein encodes MYTTLASTNWITRFQPNSQARLRMFCFPYAGAGASIFYNWQNKLASDIEVCAIQLPGRETRLGEPLLTELPPLVETLATALLPYLDTPFIFFGHSMGALISFEVARLLRRKYHKSPQHLFVSGRRAPQIMRRRSPIHHLPDSLFIEELRRYNGTPEAVLQNKELLSLFLPILRADFTINDSYIYTDDIPIDCPILAFGGLEDAGVTSDDIAAWRVHTNSNFSMYMFPGEHFFIKHEYDKISSIIEQKCTERQFCVSTLK; translated from the coding sequence ATGTACACCACACTTGCTTCCACAAATTGGATTACTCGCTTTCAACCAAATTCCCAAGCTAGATTAAGAATGTTTTGCTTTCCTTACGCGGGTGCGGGAGCTTCTATATTTTATAATTGGCAAAATAAACTAGCATCAGATATCGAAGTTTGTGCAATTCAACTTCCTGGACGGGAAACTAGGTTAGGAGAACCCTTATTAACTGAACTTCCCCCTTTGGTAGAAACTTTAGCAACAGCGCTGCTTCCCTATCTTGACACCCCATTTATTTTTTTCGGACATAGTATGGGTGCTTTAATTAGCTTTGAAGTTGCGCGCTTACTGCGTCGAAAATATCATAAATCTCCCCAGCATTTGTTTGTTTCTGGTCGTCGCGCGCCGCAAATTATGAGACGCCGTTCTCCAATTCATCACTTACCAGATAGTCTTTTTATTGAAGAATTACGCCGTTATAACGGTACACCAGAAGCAGTTTTACAAAATAAAGAACTACTATCGCTATTTCTGCCAATTTTACGCGCCGATTTTACTATTAATGACAGCTATATCTACACCGATGATATACCGATTGATTGCCCAATTTTAGCTTTTGGGGGATTAGAAGATGCAGGTGTTACAAGTGATGATATAGCTGCTTGGCGTGTTCATACTAACAGTAATTTCTCAATGTATATGTTTCCTGGTGAACATTTCTTTATTAAGCATGAATATGATAAGATATCATCAATTATTGAACAAAAATGTACAGAGAGACAATTTTGCGTTTCTACACTAAAATGA
- a CDS encoding DevA family ABC transporter ATP-binding protein, with protein MSDSIISVQHLNHYFGKGSLKKQVLFDVSLSINSAEIVILTGPSGSGKTTLLSLMAGLRTVQEGSVKVLGREVYRASSQKLLQLRRQIGYVFQKHNLVPFLTASQNVQMTMELTRKMTRKEMCRRAEAMLELVGLNHRINYYPEQLSEGQKQRVAFARALVTQPQLILADEPTASLDKKSTHTIVETLKDCAKNQGCSILLITHDNRILDMADRIIHMEDGYLKNDVRNN; from the coding sequence ATGTCAGACTCAATCATTTCCGTCCAACATCTCAACCACTACTTTGGTAAAGGCTCCTTAAAAAAACAGGTATTATTTGATGTCAGCTTATCAATTAATTCTGCCGAAATTGTTATCTTAACCGGCCCCTCTGGCTCAGGTAAAACAACCTTATTAAGCCTCATGGCTGGCTTACGAACTGTCCAAGAAGGTAGCGTCAAAGTTTTAGGTAGAGAAGTATATCGAGCCAGCAGCCAAAAGTTATTACAACTCCGGCGTCAGATTGGATATGTTTTTCAAAAACACAATTTAGTTCCCTTTCTCACTGCTAGCCAAAACGTGCAAATGACAATGGAATTAACCCGAAAAATGACTCGCAAAGAAATGTGTCGCCGAGCAGAAGCTATGTTGGAATTAGTAGGATTAAATCACCGCATTAATTACTATCCAGAACAACTTTCTGAAGGACAAAAACAACGTGTAGCATTTGCAAGAGCTTTAGTAACGCAACCACAATTAATTCTTGCTGATGAACCCACCGCATCCTTAGATAAAAAAAGTACTCACACAATCGTAGAAACGTTAAAAGATTGTGCAAAAAATCAAGGCTGCTCCATCCTGTTAATCACCCACGATAACCGCATCCTTGATATGGCTGACCGCATCATTCATATGGAAGATGGTTATTTAAAGAATGACGTCCGCAATAACTAA
- the devC gene encoding ABC transporter permease DevC, with product MSATTPVAWLQLTHRKSRLLVTITGVTFAVMLMFIQLGFRDGLFEDAVVFHKQLQADLVLLHQDTTRFFDMKVFPRRYLQNISAVDGIASINPFYFSVTNFKNPETFVSRPIAIAGFTPDKPVFNIAEVNQQTEIIKAANTVLFDRLSRPEFGPIVAGLEKHGEVTTEISNRQTKVKGLFSLGGGVMTADGVIITSDLNFSEILNHPLEKVQMGVIQLQPGVDPEKMIAQLTKTLPQEVKLITLANFIKLEKDALAESTPIGFIFNMGTVIGCVFGGIIVYQILYTQISDSIFIYATFKAIGYANSYLIKLVLQQAVLMSLIGYIPGFALCMYLYNFVQEATRLPMIMTITRGVMVMLLTIVMCSIAGMLAMNKLRSADPAELFG from the coding sequence ATGAGCGCTACAACCCCCGTTGCTTGGCTGCAACTAACCCACCGCAAATCTCGTTTATTAGTAACAATCACAGGTGTCACCTTCGCCGTCATGCTGATGTTTATTCAGCTAGGATTCCGAGACGGACTTTTTGAAGATGCAGTCGTATTTCACAAACAATTACAAGCCGACTTAGTATTACTGCATCAAGACACCACACGCTTTTTCGACATGAAAGTCTTTCCCAGACGGTATTTACAAAACATTTCTGCTGTAGATGGAATTGCATCAATTAACCCCTTCTATTTTTCAGTTACTAACTTCAAAAACCCCGAAACATTCGTCAGCCGACCAATAGCGATCGCCGGATTTACACCAGACAAACCAGTCTTTAACATCGCCGAAGTTAATCAACAAACAGAAATAATTAAAGCCGCAAACACAGTTTTATTTGATAGACTTTCTCGACCAGAATTCGGACCCATTGTTGCAGGTTTAGAAAAGCATGGAGAAGTAACAACAGAAATCTCTAACCGCCAAACAAAAGTCAAAGGATTATTTTCCTTAGGCGGTGGAGTCATGACAGCCGACGGAGTGATTATTACCAGCGATTTAAACTTCTCAGAAATATTAAATCACCCCTTAGAAAAAGTGCAAATGGGAGTAATTCAACTGCAACCAGGAGTTGACCCCGAAAAAATGATTGCACAACTAACAAAAACCTTACCCCAAGAAGTCAAATTAATTACCTTAGCCAACTTCATCAAACTAGAAAAAGACGCCTTAGCAGAATCAACACCAATCGGCTTTATATTCAACATGGGGACAGTCATCGGTTGTGTATTTGGGGGAATTATTGTTTATCAAATCCTCTACACACAAATCTCCGATAGCATCTTTATCTACGCCACATTTAAAGCCATCGGCTATGCGAATTCCTATTTAATTAAATTGGTTTTACAACAAGCAGTTTTAATGTCCTTAATTGGATACATCCCAGGATTCGCATTGTGTATGTATCTCTATAACTTTGTCCAAGAAGCAACCAGACTCCCCATGATTATGACCATCACTAGAGGCGTAATGGTCATGTTACTCACAATAGTCATGTGCTCCATCGCCGGAATGTTAGCAATGAATAAACTCCGCTCCGCTGACCCCGCTGAACTCTTTGGATAA